The genome window TGCCGCTTGATCTTTTATTATAAAGCCAGCCTCTGACTTCTACCTCTTTTCCTGCGTAATTTGAAACTTCGTTAATGTACACGTGCTCCATTGTTACCCCTTTTTCTTTTTCATCCCCATTTTTCTGCTTTCGGATCTCTGGTCATAAGGTCTCTTACAGCATCTCTCGGATCTTTGCCTTCAAAAAGAACTCTGTATACCTGGCCTGATATAGGCATTTCTATTCCTTTTTTTATTGACAGGTCATGCACAGATAAAGTTGTCTTCACCCCTTCGGCAACCATGACCATTTTTTCAAGAACCTGATCCAAAGTTTTTCCTTTTCCGATTTCCTCACCAAGATACCTGTTTCTGCTGTGTCTGCTGGTACAGGTAACAATAAGGTCTCCCATACCGGACAGCCCTGCAAATGTCATCGGGTCAGCTCCCATTGCTGTTCCCAGCCGTGTGAGTTCAACCATTCCTCTATTCATCAATGCTGCTTTTGTATTGTCTCCATATCCGACACCGTCACTTATTCCTGCTGCAATTGCAATTACGTTTTTTAAAGCTCCCCCCAGTTCAACACCTGCCACATCAGTACTGGTATAGACTCTGAAAACTTCATTCATAAATATTGCCTGTGCTTTTTCCGCAGTTTCCCGGCTTTCCGAAGCAATAACAACAGCTGTCGGAATTTTTCTTCCCACCTCTTCAGCATGACTCGGCCCTGACAGTACTGCAATCTTTTGAGTAGCGGCCTGAGATAGATTTTCTTCCAATACTTTCGATAAACGTATTAAAGTTTTATTTTCTATACCTTTGCTGCAGCTTATAATAATTGCATCTCCAAGCATGAACTTGTCAACATTTTCAGCAACGCGCCTGACAATATGAGAAGGGACAACAAATAATATAAAATCTTTATTTTCAACTGCTGTCTGCAAATCCGAAATTATTTTAATAGAGTCCGGAAGTTTGACTCCGGGCAGAAAATTATTGTCTTCTCTTTCCGAAGTTAGTTTTTCACAGCGTTTTTTGTCAAATTCCCATAAAGTAATTTCATGGCCGTTAGAGTTAAGAAGTACTGCAAGAGCAGTGCCCCAGCTTCCGGCCCCAAGGATTCCGACTTTTACTTTATCTTTCACTTTACACCTTTTGGTTCTGCTGCTTTTCTGTTCCCGAATTTATTTTCAGTTCCCTTAATCAGTCTTTTGATGTTAGTTCTATGTGTAATTAATATCAGCAGTCCAAGCACAAATCCTAAAATTAAAAGAGGATTTGATACATCTTTATACAAAACATATTTTTGTATTGATAATACTGCAGGAATTGTAATTCCCGCTGCAATTGATCCGAGAGATACAATTCTGACAAGAAGCACAATTATAAGCCACACACCAAAAGCAATCAGCGACGGTATTGGAGTAAGTGCAAGAAGGGCTCCGAATGCTGTTCCCACGCCTTTTCCGCCTTTAAAACCTGCAAACATAGTCCATATATGCCCGCATATTGCAGCCATTCCTGCAAGAATTTTTATCAGATCTGCATTAACGACACTGCTGCCTATTCCTATTCTTGAGATAAAAAGCACTGCTGCAGCGCCTTTGCCGATATCAATTAACAGCACTGCGAGCGCAGGCTTCCACCCCATTACACGGAATACATTTGTCGCGCCTGCATTTTTGCTTCCGTAATTTCTTATATCGTCTTTAAGAACTATTTTACCGGCAATTATTGCGGTAGGAAAAGAACCAGCGAAATAACTTAGAATAATTGCAGCTGCGATCTGAAACATTATCCCTCCTCCTAAGCTCTGCCGGCCTGTACAGTTCCGATAACAACAGGTTCTTCGCCTTCATCTTCCAATATCTTCATAAGAGGTGTAACTACTTCCGGCCTGATAATTAAAATAAACCCTATTCCAAGATTAAAAGTCTTGCGCATCTCTTCATCAGGCACGTTTCCCGCTTCCTGAATAAGCCTGAAAACAGGCGGTACAGTCCAGTTTCGCCAGTCAATTTTAAGTGTAAGGCCATCAGGAAGCACGCGAATTGTATTTCCTATTATGCCGCCTCCAGTAATATGCGACATACCTGAAATTTTTACTTTACCTAGAAGAGGCGAAATAACATTAAGATAACTTTTATGAACTGCAAGCAGAGCCTCTGCTACGGTTGTGCCCAGTGCATCAATATAGGTATCAGGTTTATAACCTGCTGCATCAAAAAGTACTTTTCTCGCAAGAGAATACCCGTTTGTGTGCAGCCCGCTTGAAGGAAGCCCCAGAAGCATATCTCCATCTTTTATCTCTCTTCCGTCAATAATATCTTTTTTATCTACAATACCTGTAATTGACCCTGCAAGGTCATAATCTCCCTCTTTATAGAAGCCTGGCATTTCTGCCATCTCTCCTCCTATAAGTGCACAGCCATTATTTTTACACCCCCTTACCATTCCGCTGATTATCTGTTCCACAGCATCGGGTTTTAATGTGCATGTGCCTATATAATCAAGGAAAAATAGCGGACGCGCGCCGCCTACAAGTATATCATTTACCGAATGATTTACCAAATCTTCGCCGATTGTATCGTGTTTTCCTGTCATTATTGCGACTTTAAGCTTTGTTCCCACACCGTCAATAGAGCTTACAAGAACCGGTTCCGCATAGCCCTTAATATCCGGCATAAAGAAACCTCCGAATTTGCCAATATCCGTAAGGACATTATCATTAAAAGTCGTACGCACTGCAGATTTTATACGGCGTACAGCTTCTTTTCCTGCTTCTATATCAACACCTGCATCTTTATAACTAATCTTTTTTGTCATATCTGTCTCCGGATAAATATTTTTCTCTCACTCTTTTCAGAAAATCAATAACTGTATCCGATTTATAATCAGGGAAAGTCCAGGGATGCGGCCGGAAATCATTCTGCCTGTACTGCAGCTGAAGATCTCCGTAAACACCTTTTCCTATGTAAATTCTATGGGCAAAATTCTTTGCAGATGCAACAACAAGTTTTGAGCCTGAAAGATATGCAGGGTCAAGATTAACCCTTCTATTGTTTTTTTCTGCAAATTCCTTTTCAATCTCATTAGTTTCTGTCTTAATTTGTGCAAGTTCTCCCGGGTTTATCAAATTTTCAAAACTAATAAATAATTTCTTGAGATATTTGCCCATTTCCCGTTCATAATAATCCGTATATGAAAAATCGAACTCATTACTTCTGTCATCAACCTCGCCGTATAAATATATTAATCTCTCTTCTACTTTATTAAGATCTACTCCTTGCGCGAATGTTACAGCGAATATAAGTTTGACAGGCTTAACTTTTCTAAACTCAGCCACAGGATGCCCTTAAATTTTCTTTTTTTAATAAGGGGGGAATTGCTGTTAACTGCTTAATTGTCGTTCGTTTAATATCGAAAAATCCTTGAAGAATGTCAAGCGATTTTCATTAACATTTACTTTAAAAAAAAATAAGAAAAAAGGATAAAGGATAAAAAAAGACAAAAGACAAAAAAACAGTTGTTTGCCGGCATCTGGAAATTTCCGTTAAAAAAATATTAAAAAACGAACGTCCCGAGAATCGGGAGGAAACCAAGGGAGGAGGGGTTAATCAATAATGTATTTAAAACCCCCACCCCTCCTCTGGATGCCCATTTTCATGGGCACGACAGGATTGAGAATTTTTTCTCCGGCATCTGAAAATTTCCCTTAATTTATTTTAAATTCTTTTAATTCGTGTTAATTTGTGTAATTCGTGGATTAATTAGTGGATCAAGAGGTAAAATTCAACATCTCTTTATCTTTTAATTCAAAATTCAACATTTAAAATTCAAAATTTTTCTCTTCTAATTCACTATTTAAAAATAATCCCCCAATGCCGTCAAGCAGGCCTTTATCACAACCATAGGATAGGCATTTATACAAATTTATAAATATAAAGGCTCTATAAAAGCCGATTTACACATTTTCATTATTGTACACAGTCTCTACTTCATCATGCTGTTTCTGTGTCATTATTTTTTCAATATCAAGCAAAATGAGAATATCATCTTTAATTTTTGCGAATGCCAGAATAAATTCCGTATTCATATTTGTTCTGAAACCGGGAGCATCATCAATATTATTCTTCATAACATCAATTACAGCAATCACTTTATCAACAACAACTCCAATCTGGACAGAACCTTCCAAAGATTCGAATTCAAGTACAATAATCCTGCATTTTCTATCACAATCTCTGTGTTCCAGCCCCATGGCAAGACGAAGGTCAATTACAGGTATAACCCGCCCCCTGAGATTCATAATTCCGGTTAATATTGGATCGGATTTCGGAACAGAACGCATAGGAGCGAATTGTATAATTTCTCTTATACTCATAATATCTATTCCGAACTGCTGGTCTCCTAGATCAAAAGTTAAATATTTCCCTTCAATTCTTCTATCTTCAGCAATTATATCTTCTCCTTCGTCAACTCTTGAGCTGAGAATATCCATGGCCCTTTCACCTGCGCTGTATCCTGTTGTTTTTTTTGCGGCACTTCCATTAACACCACAGGCAGCATCTGCAAATCTAAGATCAACAAACTCATCAAGATCAATAATCTTTCCGATATTCATCTGATCGTGCATATAGTGCTGAACCCGCTCAAGGTCCTCTTTTACAGGATAAAGATCGTCTGTAGTAATTCCCAATGGTTCCGTCAGAACATTTTTCACAAGCTGCGGTTTAATTCCCAGGCTGCCGTCAGGATCAAGGAACGATACCCCAATCTCTGCAGCAAGCCCTGGCTTTTCAGAAATAAATTTTCCAGCTTCTACGAGATATTTTGAAAACTCATATACAGCATCCGAATATTGATCAATAATTTCATCCCGCAATGTTACTACACAGCAAGGATGATCTTCCCACAACTCTTTTGAAAAAAACTGCAGAGAAGCATCCCCTGAAGCAATGGCTTTTGTACCAAGAGGTTCAGCAACGAGATAACCGCAGGCATCAGGGTTTTCAGCCAGCAGATTGGGCATTTTAATGGGAGGAACAACTTCAAAATTCACATCCGTACCTTCTCCTCCTGTAAAACTTGCATTAAGCCCTATATTATCGAAAAACATATGCGCCAGCATGTGATGAATCGACAGCATGTGGGGGATGTAAAAAAATTTATTCCTGAAAAAATCCTGATACGGCTTTTGGTAATCCCCTCCTTTATTATTCCTTACAAAAATACTTCCGTTTTTATGAGCAAGAAGCACCAGTTTGATTGGAACGCCGTAACCGAACAAATCCATGGCAATGGGTGCAAGAACGCATGCTCCGTCAACACTCCCGCTCTCCAGCCCGCTGCTCACAGGATTCCAGCTTTCCATGCAGACTGTTTCAAGCTCAAAATATTCCGGAGAAACTTTACCTGAATCAATCATATGTTTAAGTACACCGAGAACAAGATGGTCTGTAATCTGAATATGTGCAACACGGAATATCACCTTACCCGATTCACTGATTTTCGGCTCCCATGTTCCTTTTTTATTCCCCTCACTCGGGCCGCTGAATGCTTCTTCAATCTTTTTACTTAACTCTTCAGCATTAAATGGTTTTGCAATAAAACTGCTGACTCCTGCATTAGACGCTTTTTCAACCTCTTTTTTCTCACCGCGTCCTGTTGCCATAATAAAAGGGACATCTTTAAAATTCGGTTTCGATCGGACCCATTGCAAAAGCTCATACCCGTTCATGTTCGGCATGTTCCAATCACTGATTACAAGCTCAATATCTTTTTCTTTCTTTAATTTATCAATCGCCTCATTCCCGTCTTTTGCTTCAATGATATTAGAAAACCCTATGCTTTGAAGAGTTTTTTTCTCCATTGACCTCATTACACCGGCATCTTCAACCAATAAAACTACAATGTCCCTGCTAACCGCCATCTTTTCCTCCCTCATCTATTTTACAGCTTCTTTTAATTTTCCATTCTCATCAACTAATTCAGGATAGAGCTTCTTTAAACAATCAGGACAATAGCTGTGTGTAAATTCAGCCTCAGAATGATTTTGGATATAAACTTCCACTTGATTCCAGTATCCTTCATCATCTCTAACTTTCTTGCAGTTGGCACAAATAGGGATGAGTCCGCTGAGAGTCTTAACTTTTGAAAGAGCCTCTTCAAGTTCATTAATCAATTTTTCCTTTTCAAGCTCAAGGCTTTTTCTTTCAATTGCATACCATATAGACCTCGCCAACAGGCTGCTGTTAACCGTACCTTTTACAAGATAGTCCTGTGCCCCTTCTCTTACT of bacterium contains these proteins:
- the plsY gene encoding glycerol-3-phosphate 1-O-acyltransferase PlsY, which codes for MFQIAAAIILSYFAGSFPTAIIAGKIVLKDDIRNYGSKNAGATNVFRVMGWKPALAVLLIDIGKGAAAVLFISRIGIGSSVVNADLIKILAGMAAICGHIWTMFAGFKGGKGVGTAFGALLALTPIPSLIAFGVWLIIVLLVRIVSLGSIAAGITIPAVLSIQKYVLYKDVSNPLLILGFVLGLLILITHRTNIKRLIKGTENKFGNRKAAEPKGVK
- a CDS encoding response regulator — protein: MSENQVKDISILLVEDNKGDARLIHEMFVDQEGKGSILSRYHLEWEKSIHAATAALNKKAVDIILLDLTLPDSSGLDTFKSIREHAGQIPIIVMSGLNDEKIAVDAVREGAQDYLVKGTVNSSLLARSIWYAIERKSLELEKEKLINELEEALSKVKTLSGLIPICANCKKVRDDEGYWNQVEVYIQNHSEAEFTHSYCPDCLKKLYPELVDENGKLKEAVK
- a CDS encoding phosphoribosylformylglycinamidine cyclo-ligase; the encoded protein is MTKKISYKDAGVDIEAGKEAVRRIKSAVRTTFNDNVLTDIGKFGGFFMPDIKGYAEPVLVSSIDGVGTKLKVAIMTGKHDTIGEDLVNHSVNDILVGGARPLFFLDYIGTCTLKPDAVEQIISGMVRGCKNNGCALIGGEMAEMPGFYKEGDYDLAGSITGIVDKKDIIDGREIKDGDMLLGLPSSGLHTNGYSLARKVLFDAAGYKPDTYIDALGTTVAEALLAVHKSYLNVISPLLGKVKISGMSHITGGGIIGNTIRVLPDGLTLKIDWRNWTVPPVFRLIQEAGNVPDEEMRKTFNLGIGFILIIRPEVVTPLMKILEDEGEEPVVIGTVQAGRA
- a CDS encoding DUF4416 family protein — translated: MAEFRKVKPVKLIFAVTFAQGVDLNKVEERLIYLYGEVDDRSNEFDFSYTDYYEREMGKYLKKLFISFENLINPGELAQIKTETNEIEKEFAEKNNRRVNLDPAYLSGSKLVVASAKNFAHRIYIGKGVYGDLQLQYRQNDFRPHPWTFPDYKSDTVIDFLKRVREKYLSGDRYDKKD
- a CDS encoding NAD(P)H-dependent glycerol-3-phosphate dehydrogenase, whose product is MKDKVKVGILGAGSWGTALAVLLNSNGHEITLWEFDKKRCEKLTSEREDNNFLPGVKLPDSIKIISDLQTAVENKDFILFVVPSHIVRRVAENVDKFMLGDAIIISCSKGIENKTLIRLSKVLEENLSQAATQKIAVLSGPSHAEEVGRKIPTAVVIASESRETAEKAQAIFMNEVFRVYTSTDVAGVELGGALKNVIAIAAGISDGVGYGDNTKAALMNRGMVELTRLGTAMGADPMTFAGLSGMGDLIVTCTSRHSRNRYLGEEIGKGKTLDQVLEKMVMVAEGVKTTLSVHDLSIKKGIEMPISGQVYRVLFEGKDPRDAVRDLMTRDPKAEKWG
- a CDS encoding chemotaxis protein CheW translates to MAVSRDIVVLLVEDAGVMRSMEKKTLQSIGFSNIIEAKDGNEAIDKLKKEKDIELVISDWNMPNMNGYELLQWVRSKPNFKDVPFIMATGRGEKKEVEKASNAGVSSFIAKPFNAEELSKKIEEAFSGPSEGNKKGTWEPKISESGKVIFRVAHIQITDHLVLGVLKHMIDSGKVSPEYFELETVCMESWNPVSSGLESGSVDGACVLAPIAMDLFGYGVPIKLVLLAHKNGSIFVRNNKGGDYQKPYQDFFRNKFFYIPHMLSIHHMLAHMFFDNIGLNASFTGGEGTDVNFEVVPPIKMPNLLAENPDACGYLVAEPLGTKAIASGDASLQFFSKELWEDHPCCVVTLRDEIIDQYSDAVYEFSKYLVEAGKFISEKPGLAAEIGVSFLDPDGSLGIKPQLVKNVLTEPLGITTDDLYPVKEDLERVQHYMHDQMNIGKIIDLDEFVDLRFADAACGVNGSAAKKTTGYSAGERAMDILSSRVDEGEDIIAEDRRIEGKYLTFDLGDQQFGIDIMSIREIIQFAPMRSVPKSDPILTGIMNLRGRVIPVIDLRLAMGLEHRDCDRKCRIIVLEFESLEGSVQIGVVVDKVIAVIDVMKNNIDDAPGFRTNMNTEFILAFAKIKDDILILLDIEKIMTQKQHDEVETVYNNENV